The Erythrobacter sp. SDW2 region TGGTCCGACCGCCCTTGGCGAGCGCGGCCATGTCCTCGGCATCGTCGCGCGCCGGGGGCTCGGCTGGTGGCAACGTGCTCAAACGCCGGTTGCCTGTTCGGCGCGCAGAGGGCGAGCCAGCAGCTGCTGCACGACCCGTGCTGCGGGCTCGCCGCCCAGCAGCGCGCCAACCGCCTCGACTATCGGCATGTCGACGCCGTGGTCTGCCGCCAGCTTTGCCAGAACCGGGGCAGTATGCGCTCCCTCGGCCACGGTGCGTCTGTCGGCCATCAGTTCAGCCGCCGAACGGCCTTCACCCAGAGCCTTGCCGAGCGAGAAATTGCGGCTCGAGGTAGAAGAGCAGGTCAGGACAAGGTCCCCCAATCCGCACAGCCCGGCGAGCGTTTCCGGACGCGCGCCCAGCGCTTCGCCAAAACGCAGCATTTCGGCATAACCGCGCGCGATCAGCGCGGCGCGGGCGTTCTGCCCAAGGCCAAGCCCGTCCACCACCCCGCAAGCGATCGCGAGCACGTTCTTGACCGCGCCGCCGATCTCGGCCCCGGTCACATCGTCGCTGTAATAGGGGCGAAAGGAAGGCCGCGCGATGACGGGCTTCAAACGCTCCCACTGGCTCCGGCCGCCACCGCAGGCCAGCGTCACGGCGGTCGGCAGGCCAGCGGCGACCTCGTGCGCAAAGGTCGGGCCCGACAGGACCGCGACTTCGCTGCCGGGGCAGGCTTCGCCCGCGACATGGTTCATCAACCGGCCCGAGGCCTGCTCGATGCCCTTGTTGCAAAGTACCAGGTCCTGCGGCGGGGCTGGCAAGGTCGAGAGCACGCCCGCGCTGTGCTGCGCCGGGCTGACCACCAGCACCACGGGAACGCCTGCAAGCTCTGTAATATCGCCCGTCGCGCGGATAGCGGCTGACAGTTCCGCGCTCGGCAGGAATGGGGTGTTGCGGTGGCTGGCGTTGATCTCTTCCACCACCTCCGCCTCGCGCGCCCACAGCAGCACGTCGCGCCCGTCGCTCGCCAGCATCTGGGCGAGCGCGGTGCCCCATGCGCCTCCGCCGATCACTGCTACCGAGTAACTCAAGCCCACCTCGTCACGCCTTGTACCCCGCGCCGCGCACCGGCTCGGCCTCCGGATCGAGCGGCCAGCGCGGCCGTGCCTGGAAATCGAGCGGATCGTCCTGCCCGCTTTCTAGCCGCTCGCATCCGGCCCAGCCAATCATCGCGGCATTGTCTGTGCACAACGCCAGCGGCGGGGCGACAAAGTGCATCCCACGAGCGGCGGCGAATTCCTCGAGCGCGGCGCGGATGGCCTGGTTTGCCGCGACGCCCCCGGCCACGACCAGCGAAGGCATCGCTGCGGAGTTGTCGAGCGCCACCTGCAGCCGGTCGAGCACACAATCCAGCGCTGCCTGCTGGAAGCCGGCAGCGATATCGGCGTCGCTATGCCGGCCGCTATCCTTCGCTCGCAGCACCGCGCTCTTCAGTCCTGCGAAACTGAAGTGCGGCTCGCCACTGCCCACGAGCGGGCGGGGCAAGGGCACGGCCATCGGATCGCCCTCGCGCGCCAACCGCTCCA contains the following coding sequences:
- a CDS encoding NAD(P)H-dependent glycerol-3-phosphate dehydrogenase, translated to MSYSVAVIGGGAWGTALAQMLASDGRDVLLWAREAEVVEEINASHRNTPFLPSAELSAAIRATGDITELAGVPVVLVVSPAQHSAGVLSTLPAPPQDLVLCNKGIEQASGRLMNHVAGEACPGSEVAVLSGPTFAHEVAAGLPTAVTLACGGGRSQWERLKPVIARPSFRPYYSDDVTGAEIGGAVKNVLAIACGVVDGLGLGQNARAALIARGYAEMLRFGEALGARPETLAGLCGLGDLVLTCSSTSSRNFSLGKALGEGRSAAELMADRRTVAEGAHTAPVLAKLAADHGVDMPIVEAVGALLGGEPAARVVQQLLARPLRAEQATGV